A part of Kitasatospora acidiphila genomic DNA contains:
- a CDS encoding M16 family metallopeptidase — MAQASAVQQRPGSTRTLLKGVDGAGTVRRTVLPGGLRVVTETLPTVRSATFGIWVGVGSRDETPQLNGATHYLEHLLFKGTARRSALEISAALDAVGGEMNAFTAKENTCYYARVLDTDLPLAIDVVCDMVTGSLIRPEDVEAERGVILEEMAMAEDDPGDVVHDLFAKVLYGSAPLGRPILGTQETVKALSREQIAGFYKRRYRPEHLVVAAAGNLDHKAVVRQVEAAFAPLLAKSDAAPAEARRGERELRTAGRLELLNRPTEQAHLVLGGPGLPRHDERRWAMGVLNSALGGGMSSRLFQEVREKRGLAYSVYSYSSSYADSGLFGIYAGCQPKRVEEVLRICRAELDRVIAEGITEEELQRAIGQISGSTVLGMEDTGSLMNRIGKAELAYGEHLSVDDILAKIAGVTLDDVHQVARDVLGARRPSLAVIGPISDKRAAGLAALL; from the coding sequence GTGGCCCAGGCCTCGGCAGTGCAGCAGCGCCCCGGCAGCACCCGCACCCTGCTCAAGGGCGTCGACGGTGCCGGGACGGTCCGCCGCACCGTGCTTCCCGGCGGCCTGCGGGTCGTCACCGAGACCCTGCCGACGGTTCGCTCGGCGACCTTCGGGATCTGGGTCGGCGTCGGCTCCCGGGACGAGACCCCGCAGCTCAACGGGGCCACCCACTACCTGGAGCACCTGCTCTTCAAGGGCACCGCCCGGCGCTCGGCGCTGGAGATCTCGGCCGCGCTGGACGCGGTCGGCGGCGAGATGAACGCCTTCACCGCCAAGGAGAACACCTGCTACTACGCGCGGGTGCTGGACACCGACCTGCCGCTGGCCATCGACGTGGTCTGCGACATGGTCACCGGGTCGCTGATCCGCCCCGAGGACGTGGAGGCCGAGCGCGGCGTCATCCTCGAGGAGATGGCGATGGCCGAGGACGACCCGGGCGACGTGGTGCACGACCTGTTCGCCAAGGTGCTCTACGGCTCCGCCCCGCTCGGCCGGCCCATCCTGGGCACCCAGGAGACCGTCAAGGCGCTCAGCCGGGAGCAGATCGCCGGCTTCTACAAGCGCCGGTACCGGCCCGAGCACCTGGTGGTCGCGGCCGCCGGCAACCTGGACCACAAGGCGGTGGTCCGCCAGGTCGAGGCCGCCTTCGCCCCGCTCCTCGCCAAGTCCGACGCGGCGCCCGCCGAGGCCCGCCGCGGCGAGCGGGAGCTGCGCACCGCGGGCCGCCTGGAACTCCTCAACCGGCCCACCGAGCAGGCCCACCTGGTGCTCGGCGGGCCCGGCCTGCCCCGGCACGACGAGCGGCGCTGGGCGATGGGCGTGCTCAACTCGGCGCTCGGCGGCGGCATGAGCTCGCGGCTCTTCCAGGAGGTGCGGGAGAAGCGCGGCCTGGCCTACTCGGTCTACTCGTACTCCTCGTCCTACGCCGACAGCGGCCTGTTCGGCATCTACGCCGGCTGCCAGCCGAAGCGGGTGGAGGAGGTGCTGCGGATCTGCCGCGCCGAGCTGGACCGGGTGATCGCCGAGGGCATCACCGAGGAGGAGCTGCAGCGTGCGATCGGCCAGATCTCCGGCTCCACGGTGCTCGGCATGGAGGACACCGGCTCGCTGATGAACCGGATCGGCAAGGCCGAGCTGGCCTACGGCGAGCACCTGTCGGTGGACGACATACTGGCGAAGATCGCCGGAGTCACCCTGGACGACGTCCACCAGGTCGCCCGTGATGTGCTGGGTGCGCGCCGCCCCTCGCTCGCGGTGATCGGCCCGATCAGCGACAAGCGGGCGGCCGGGCTCGCCGCCCTCCTGTGA
- the dapB gene encoding 4-hydroxy-tetrahydrodipicolinate reductase, translated as MTLRVAVIGATGRIGSEAVKAVEAAPDLELVAALGRDSALEELVTSGAQVAVELTHPDAVMRNLEYCTANGIHTVVGTTGWTPERLELLTGWLAAAPGTGCLIAPNFSIGAVLTMQFAQQAAKYFESVEVVELHHNRKADAPSGTATRTAQLIAAARDAAGLPKQSDPTTHALPGARGADVDGVPVHAVRLRGLLAHQEVLFGDAGETLTIRHDSLHHSCFMPGILLGVRRVVETPGLTFGLEHFLDL; from the coding sequence ATGACCCTGCGCGTAGCCGTCATCGGCGCCACCGGCCGAATCGGCTCCGAGGCGGTCAAGGCGGTCGAGGCCGCCCCCGACCTGGAGCTGGTCGCCGCCCTCGGGCGGGACTCCGCGCTGGAGGAGCTGGTCACCAGCGGTGCCCAGGTGGCCGTCGAGCTGACCCACCCCGACGCCGTGATGCGGAACCTGGAGTACTGCACCGCCAACGGCATCCACACCGTGGTCGGCACCACCGGCTGGACCCCGGAGCGGCTGGAGCTGCTGACCGGCTGGTTGGCCGCCGCCCCCGGCACCGGCTGCCTGATCGCGCCCAACTTCTCCATCGGCGCCGTGCTGACCATGCAGTTCGCCCAGCAGGCCGCCAAGTACTTCGAGTCGGTCGAGGTGGTGGAGCTGCACCACAACCGCAAGGCCGACGCCCCCAGCGGCACCGCCACCCGCACCGCCCAGCTGATCGCGGCGGCCCGCGACGCCGCCGGCCTGCCCAAGCAGTCCGACCCGACCACCCACGCGCTGCCCGGTGCCCGCGGTGCCGACGTGGACGGGGTGCCGGTGCACGCGGTGCGGCTGCGCGGGCTGCTGGCCCACCAGGAGGTGCTCTTCGGTGACGCCGGCGAGACCCTGACGATCCGTCATGACTCGCTGCACCACAGCTGCTTCATGCCGGGCATCCTGCTCGGGGTGCGGCGCGTGGTGGAGACCCCGGGCCTGACCTTCGGCCTCGAACACTTCTTGGACCTCTGA
- a CDS encoding tetratricopeptide repeat protein gives MTSRTGFFILAAALLLVSLVCMGEGVQLIATGKPAGIGIGICAFIIPGIGIWFLRQTIRFGRTTEEMSRELAAEGGLPVDELKRTGAGRIDRASADEVFAKRQAEAEADPQNWRVWFRLAVAYADAGDTPRARKTMHHAIKLRSNP, from the coding sequence ATGACCTCGCGCACGGGCTTCTTCATCCTGGCCGCCGCCCTCCTCCTGGTCTCCCTGGTCTGCATGGGGGAGGGCGTGCAGCTGATCGCCACCGGCAAGCCCGCCGGCATCGGCATCGGGATCTGCGCCTTCATCATCCCGGGGATCGGGATCTGGTTCCTGCGCCAGACCATCCGGTTCGGGCGCACCACCGAGGAGATGTCCCGGGAGCTGGCGGCCGAGGGCGGCCTGCCGGTCGACGAGCTCAAGCGCACCGGCGCCGGCCGGATCGACCGCGCGTCCGCCGACGAGGTCTTCGCCAAGCGCCAGGCCGAGGCGGAGGCCGACCCGCAGAACTGGCGCGTCTGGTTCCGCCTGGCCGTCGCCTACGCCGACGCCGGTGACACCCCGCGCGCCCGCAAGACCATGCACCACGCAATCAAGCTGAGGAGTAACCCGTGA
- the thyX gene encoding FAD-dependent thymidylate synthase, with amino-acid sequence MTDDASPIFRSDVTVELVRSAATDTDVLWAARVSTKGEQSLEAVGQDPEKSKGLINFLMRDRHGTPFEHNSMTFFISAPIFVFREFHRHRTGWSYNEESGRYRELQPVFYVPAEDRKLVQVGRPGKYEFHQGTPEQHQTATASMERAYTAAYTEYQEMLAAGVAREVARAVLPVGLFSSMYATCNARSLMHFLSLRKKDERGKMPTFPQREIEMVAEKMEELWAGLMPLTHAAFNEHGRLAP; translated from the coding sequence GTGACCGACGACGCCTCCCCGATCTTCCGCAGCGACGTCACGGTGGAGCTGGTCCGCAGCGCGGCCACCGACACCGACGTGCTCTGGGCGGCCCGGGTCTCCACCAAGGGTGAGCAGTCGCTGGAGGCCGTCGGGCAGGACCCGGAGAAGTCCAAGGGCCTGATCAACTTCCTGATGCGGGACCGGCACGGCACGCCCTTCGAGCACAACTCGATGACCTTCTTCATCAGCGCGCCGATCTTCGTCTTCCGCGAGTTCCACCGGCACCGCACCGGCTGGTCCTACAACGAGGAGAGCGGCCGCTACCGCGAGCTGCAGCCGGTCTTCTACGTGCCCGCCGAGGACCGCAAGCTGGTCCAGGTCGGCCGGCCGGGCAAGTACGAGTTCCACCAGGGCACCCCCGAGCAGCACCAGACCGCCACCGCCTCGATGGAGCGCGCCTACACCGCCGCCTACACCGAGTACCAGGAGATGCTGGCCGCGGGCGTGGCCCGCGAGGTGGCCCGGGCGGTGCTCCCGGTGGGCCTGTTCTCCTCGATGTACGCCACCTGCAACGCCCGCTCGCTGATGCACTTCCTGTCGCTGCGCAAGAAGGACGAGCGCGGCAAGATGCCGACCTTCCCGCAGCGCGAGATCGAGATGGTGGCCGAGAAGATGGAGGAGCTGTGGGCGGGTCTGATGCCGCTCACCCATGCGGCCTTCAACGAGCACGGCCGGCTCGCGCCCTGA
- the dapA gene encoding 4-hydroxy-tetrahydrodipicolinate synthase, whose protein sequence is MAPTSTPHAPFGRVLTAMVTPFTPDGGLDLDGAQRLATHLVDLGNDGLVLNGTTGESPTTSDAEKAQLVHAVVEAVGDRAHVVAGVGTNDTAHSTELARQAEAAGAHGLLVVTPYYSKPPQEGIYRHNVAVADATGLPVMLYDIPGRAGVALSHETLVRLAEHPRIVANKDAKGDLAAASWAIARSGLAWYSGDDILNLPLLSVGAVGMVSVVGHLVADRLRELVHAYEAGETARATAIHQSLLPVYTGMFRTQGLILSKAALALAGQPGGPVRLPLVDATPEEIARLKEDLAAGGVHL, encoded by the coding sequence ATGGCTCCGACCTCCACACCGCACGCTCCCTTCGGCCGGGTCCTGACGGCGATGGTGACTCCCTTCACCCCCGACGGCGGACTCGACCTCGACGGCGCCCAGCGCCTGGCCACCCACCTGGTGGACCTGGGCAACGACGGCCTGGTGCTGAACGGCACCACCGGCGAGTCGCCCACCACCAGTGACGCCGAAAAGGCGCAGCTGGTCCACGCCGTGGTGGAGGCGGTCGGAGACCGCGCCCATGTGGTGGCCGGCGTCGGCACCAACGACACCGCGCACAGCACCGAGCTGGCCCGGCAGGCCGAGGCCGCCGGCGCCCACGGCCTGCTGGTGGTCACCCCCTACTACAGCAAGCCGCCGCAGGAGGGCATCTACCGGCACAACGTCGCCGTGGCCGACGCCACCGGCCTGCCGGTGATGCTCTACGACATCCCGGGCCGCGCCGGCGTGGCGCTGAGCCACGAGACGCTGGTCCGGCTCGCCGAGCACCCGCGGATCGTCGCCAACAAGGACGCCAAGGGCGACCTGGCCGCCGCCTCCTGGGCGATCGCCCGGTCCGGGCTCGCCTGGTACTCCGGCGACGACATCCTCAACCTGCCGCTGCTCTCGGTCGGAGCCGTCGGCATGGTCAGCGTGGTCGGCCACCTGGTCGCCGACCGGCTGCGCGAGCTGGTCCACGCCTACGAGGCCGGCGAGACCGCCCGCGCCACCGCGATCCACCAGTCGCTGCTGCCGGTCTACACCGGCATGTTCCGCACCCAGGGCCTGATCCTCAGCAAGGCCGCGCTGGCGCTGGCCGGGCAGCCCGGCGGTCCGGTCCGGCTGCCGCTGGTCGATGCCACGCCCGAGGAGATCGCCCGATTGAAGGAGGATCTCGCCGCCGGCGGGGTACACCTGTAG
- a CDS encoding ribonuclease J encodes MSHPHPELGAPPALAPNAIRITPLGGLGEIGRNMTLLEHAGRLLIIDCGVLFPEDEQPGIDLILPDFSSIRDRLDKVDGIVLTHGHEDHIGAVPYLLRENPDIPLIGSKLTLALIEAKLAEHRIRPYVLEVAEGEREQIGPFNCEFIAVNHSIPDALAVAVRTPAGMVVATGDFKMDQLPLDGRLTDLPAFAKLAEEGMDLLLVDSTNAEVPGFIPHERDISAALRNVFANAEKRIIVASFASHVHRIQQVLDAAHEYKRKVAFVGRSMVRNMGIARDLGYLKVPGNLIVDVKTLDDLPDNEVVLVCTGSQGEPMAALSRMANRDHQIRIVEGDTVVLASSLIPGNETAIYRVINGLTRWGANVVHKGNAKVHVSGHASAGELLYFFNICRPKNLMPVHGEWRHLRACAELGIKTGVPKNRVVIAEDGVVVDLQDGVAKIVGKVQAGYVYVDGTSVGDITESSLKDRRILGEEGFISAFVVVDSTSGKIVSGPTIQERGSGIDDTAFAPVAQKLEEALRKSADNGVLEVRQVQQLVRRTIGKWVADNYRRRPMILPVVVEV; translated from the coding sequence TTGAGCCACCCCCACCCCGAACTCGGCGCGCCCCCCGCACTCGCGCCGAACGCGATCCGGATCACCCCGCTCGGCGGCCTCGGGGAGATCGGTCGCAACATGACGCTGCTGGAGCACGCGGGCCGGCTGCTGATCATCGACTGCGGCGTGCTCTTCCCCGAGGACGAGCAGCCCGGCATCGACCTGATCCTGCCGGACTTCTCCTCGATCCGGGACCGCCTCGACAAGGTCGACGGGATCGTCCTGACCCACGGTCACGAGGACCACATCGGTGCCGTTCCGTACCTCCTGCGGGAGAACCCGGACATCCCGCTGATCGGGTCCAAGCTGACCCTGGCGCTGATCGAGGCCAAGCTCGCCGAGCACCGGATCCGGCCCTACGTGCTGGAGGTCGCCGAGGGCGAGCGCGAGCAGATCGGCCCCTTCAACTGCGAGTTCATCGCGGTCAACCACTCCATCCCGGACGCCCTGGCGGTCGCGGTCCGCACCCCCGCCGGCATGGTGGTGGCCACCGGCGACTTCAAGATGGACCAGCTCCCGCTGGACGGCCGCCTCACCGACCTCCCGGCCTTCGCCAAGCTGGCCGAGGAGGGCATGGACCTGCTGCTGGTGGACTCCACCAACGCCGAGGTCCCCGGCTTCATCCCGCACGAGCGGGACATCTCCGCAGCGCTGCGCAACGTCTTCGCCAACGCGGAGAAGCGCATCATCGTCGCCTCCTTCGCCAGCCACGTGCACCGGATCCAGCAGGTGCTGGACGCGGCGCACGAGTACAAGCGCAAGGTGGCCTTCGTCGGCCGCTCGATGGTCCGCAACATGGGCATCGCCCGAGACCTGGGCTACCTCAAGGTGCCCGGCAACCTGATCGTCGACGTCAAGACGCTGGACGACCTGCCGGACAACGAGGTGGTGCTGGTCTGCACCGGCTCGCAGGGCGAGCCGATGGCCGCACTGTCCCGGATGGCCAACCGCGACCACCAGATCCGGATCGTCGAGGGTGACACCGTGGTGCTCGCCTCCTCACTGATCCCGGGCAACGAGACCGCGATCTACCGGGTGATCAACGGCCTGACCCGCTGGGGCGCCAACGTGGTGCACAAGGGCAACGCCAAGGTGCACGTCTCCGGCCACGCCTCCGCCGGTGAGCTGCTCTACTTCTTCAACATCTGCCGGCCGAAGAACCTGATGCCGGTGCACGGAGAGTGGCGCCACCTGCGGGCCTGCGCCGAGCTCGGCATCAAGACCGGCGTTCCGAAGAACCGCGTGGTGATCGCGGAGGACGGCGTGGTGGTCGACCTGCAGGACGGCGTTGCCAAGATCGTCGGCAAGGTGCAGGCGGGCTACGTCTACGTGGACGGCACCTCGGTCGGCGACATCACCGAGTCCTCGCTGAAGGACCGCCGGATCCTCGGCGAGGAGGGCTTCATCTCGGCCTTCGTGGTGGTGGACTCCACCAGTGGGAAGATCGTCAGCGGCCCGACCATCCAGGAGCGCGGTTCCGGCATCGACGACACGGCCTTCGCGCCGGTCGCGCAGAAGCTGGAGGAGGCACTGCGCAAGTCCGCCGACAACGGCGTGCTGGAGGTCCGCCAGGTGCAGCAGCTGGTCCGCCGCACCATCGGCAAGTGGGTGGCCGACAACTACCGCCGCCGGCCGATGATCCTGCCGGTCGTGGTCGAGGTCTGA
- a CDS encoding ABC transporter ATP-binding protein encodes MVEVQDVWRSFGAGATAVHALRGVSFTARRGELTALRGRSGSGKTTLLNLVGGLDAPTSGRIMLDGTDLAGLDEAGRLTMRRDRIGFVFQSFGLIPILSAAENVGVPMRLRKVPAAQREERVQTLLALVGLADHAEQRPTELSGGQQQRVAIARALANEPALIIADEPTGQLDSETGRSVMQLLRAVVRSEGVTVLVATHDPQLMELSDRVVELRDGQIVD; translated from the coding sequence ATGGTCGAGGTCCAGGACGTCTGGCGAAGCTTCGGCGCCGGTGCCACCGCCGTGCACGCGCTGCGCGGCGTCTCGTTCACCGCCCGGCGCGGTGAACTCACCGCGTTGCGCGGCCGATCGGGCTCCGGCAAGACCACGCTGCTCAACCTGGTCGGCGGTCTGGACGCGCCGACCTCGGGCCGGATCATGCTGGACGGCACCGATCTGGCCGGCCTTGACGAGGCCGGCCGACTGACGATGCGCCGCGACCGGATCGGTTTCGTGTTCCAGTCCTTCGGCCTGATCCCGATCCTCAGCGCGGCGGAGAACGTCGGGGTGCCGATGCGGCTGCGCAAGGTGCCGGCAGCCCAGCGCGAGGAACGGGTGCAGACCCTGCTGGCCCTGGTGGGCCTGGCCGACCACGCCGAGCAGCGCCCCACCGAGCTGTCCGGCGGTCAGCAGCAGCGGGTGGCGATCGCCCGGGCGCTGGCCAACGAGCCTGCGCTGATCATCGCGGACGAGCCCACCGGTCAGTTGGACTCGGAGACCGGCCGCTCGGTGATGCAGCTGCTGCGCGCGGTGGTGCGCAGCGAGGGTGTGACGGTGCTGGTCGCCACCCACGACCCGCAGCTGATGGAACTCTCCGACCGGGTGGTCGAGCTGCGGGACGGTCAGATCGTGGACTGA
- a CDS encoding LppU/SCO3897 family protein, which yields MSTPPPPQGQYPPPQGGGYGPPQGAYGAPQPQPGYGNPAQQGYAQPQPGYAQPQPQPYGQPAQGYAQPGYGYNVQPTPPRKGRKVLVGVFVVIVLAVIAGLAAYGMKTDPKYAAVGDCVHNKNGNVSAGATDDHPDVVTIACTDPSADAKIVGKEPGASDPETTCKKYPDSDGYYTQKQGSDNFTLCLKFLK from the coding sequence TTGTCCACTCCGCCGCCACCCCAGGGGCAGTACCCGCCGCCGCAGGGCGGTGGGTACGGCCCGCCGCAGGGCGCCTACGGCGCTCCCCAGCCGCAGCCGGGCTACGGCAACCCGGCTCAGCAGGGCTATGCCCAGCCGCAGCCCGGTTATGCCCAGCCGCAGCCGCAGCCGTACGGCCAGCCCGCTCAGGGCTACGCACAGCCGGGCTACGGGTACAACGTCCAGCCCACCCCGCCGCGCAAGGGCCGCAAGGTGCTGGTCGGCGTCTTCGTGGTGATCGTCCTCGCGGTGATCGCCGGGCTCGCCGCCTACGGCATGAAGACCGACCCGAAGTACGCCGCGGTCGGTGACTGCGTGCACAACAAGAACGGGAACGTGTCGGCCGGCGCGACCGACGACCACCCGGACGTCGTGACCATCGCCTGCACCGACCCCAGCGCCGACGCGAAGATCGTCGGCAAGGAGCCCGGTGCCTCCGACCCGGAGACCACCTGCAAGAAGTACCCGGACTCGGACGGCTACTACACGCAGAAGCAGGGCTCCGACAACTTCACGCTCTGCCTGAAGTTCCTGAAGTAG
- a CDS encoding response regulator — MTRVLVVDDEPQIVRALVINLKARKYEVDAAHDGASALELAAARHPDVVVLDLGLPDMDGVEVIKGLRGWTRVPIIVLSARHASDEKVEALDAGADDYVTKPFGMDELLARMRAAVRRAEPVAGEDDSLVTTEAFTVDLAAKKVNKGGTDIRLTPTEWHLLEVLVRNAGRLVSQTQLLQEVWGPAYRTETNYLRVYLAQLRRKLEADPSHPRHFITEAGMGYRFEP, encoded by the coding sequence ATGACCCGGGTCCTCGTCGTGGACGACGAACCGCAGATCGTCCGCGCCCTGGTGATCAACCTGAAGGCCCGCAAGTACGAGGTCGACGCCGCCCACGACGGCGCCAGCGCGCTGGAGCTGGCGGCCGCCCGGCACCCCGACGTGGTGGTGCTCGACCTCGGCCTGCCGGACATGGACGGCGTCGAGGTGATCAAGGGCCTGCGTGGCTGGACCCGGGTGCCGATCATCGTGCTGTCGGCCCGGCACGCATCCGACGAGAAGGTCGAGGCACTGGACGCGGGTGCCGACGACTACGTCACCAAGCCGTTCGGCATGGACGAGCTGCTGGCCCGGATGCGGGCCGCGGTGCGCCGCGCCGAGCCGGTCGCCGGCGAGGACGACTCGCTGGTCACCACCGAGGCCTTCACGGTCGACCTGGCCGCCAAGAAGGTGAACAAGGGGGGCACGGACATCCGGCTCACCCCCACCGAGTGGCACCTGCTGGAGGTGCTGGTGCGCAACGCCGGCCGACTGGTCAGCCAGACCCAGCTGCTCCAGGAGGTCTGGGGTCCGGCGTACCGCACCGAGACCAACTACCTGCGGGTCTACCTCGCCCAGCTGCGCCGCAAGCTGGAGGCCGACCCCTCGCACCCGCGCCACTTCATCACCGAGGCGGGCATGGGATACCGGTTCGAACCCTGA
- a CDS encoding OB-fold nucleic acid binding domain-containing protein, translated as MTGNSGDQPRGRLRRMFSRLTTSPEELQAEELRQDVAVAGCTPIAECGDREVVTVSGTLRTVTLRPRAGVPALEAELFDGTDALDVVWLGRRSIAGIEPGRRLTASGRISHARGRRVLFNPRYELRPVGQGSEHQ; from the coding sequence ATGACTGGTAACAGCGGCGACCAGCCGCGGGGCCGACTGCGCCGGATGTTCTCCCGGCTCACCACCAGCCCGGAGGAGCTCCAGGCCGAGGAGCTGCGCCAGGACGTGGCGGTGGCCGGCTGCACGCCGATCGCCGAGTGCGGCGACCGCGAGGTGGTCACCGTCTCCGGCACCCTGCGCACCGTCACGCTGCGCCCCCGGGCCGGCGTGCCCGCACTGGAGGCCGAGCTCTTCGACGGCACCGACGCGCTGGACGTGGTCTGGCTCGGACGTCGCTCGATCGCGGGGATAGAGCCGGGCCGCCGGCTCACCGCCAGCGGCCGGATCAGTCATGCACGCGGGCGCCGCGTGCTCTTCAACCCTCGCTACGAGCTTCGTCCGGTGGGACAGGGGAGCGAACACCAGTGA
- a CDS encoding DUF3159 domain-containing protein, giving the protein MTNPPGGDHAASPALIAEQPQETPEQIAAREQAQAKEAADTVIQAFGGVRGMIDMTLPGLAFIVTYNLTHQVGNAAYAALGLSAVFVVVRLLRRETIQHAFSGVFGVAIGAWIATHTGKAQDFYLPGLLWNVAYCAGLAVSALVRWPLIGLTLGPVTGEMFTWRTQNPGRLKAYTKATWAWVVIMGLKPVILFPLYFTGDVNLLGWLKVALGIPPMLLAMYVTWRILLTAPPPIKAEVPDED; this is encoded by the coding sequence GTGACCAATCCGCCCGGCGGCGACCATGCCGCCTCGCCCGCCTTGATCGCTGAACAGCCTCAGGAGACCCCGGAGCAGATCGCCGCGCGCGAGCAGGCGCAGGCCAAGGAGGCGGCCGACACGGTCATCCAGGCCTTCGGCGGCGTCCGCGGCATGATCGACATGACGCTGCCGGGCCTGGCCTTCATCGTCACGTACAACCTCACCCACCAGGTGGGCAACGCCGCCTACGCCGCGCTCGGCCTGAGCGCGGTCTTCGTGGTGGTCCGGCTGCTGCGCCGGGAGACCATCCAGCACGCCTTCAGCGGCGTCTTCGGGGTCGCCATCGGCGCCTGGATCGCCACCCACACCGGCAAGGCGCAGGACTTCTACCTGCCGGGGCTGCTCTGGAACGTCGCCTACTGCGCCGGCCTGGCGGTCTCGGCGCTGGTCCGCTGGCCGCTGATCGGGCTGACCCTGGGCCCGGTGACCGGTGAGATGTTCACCTGGCGGACCCAGAACCCGGGCCGGCTGAAGGCCTACACCAAGGCCACCTGGGCCTGGGTGGTGATCATGGGCCTCAAGCCGGTGATCCTCTTCCCGCTGTACTTCACCGGGGACGTCAACCTGCTCGGCTGGCTCAAGGTGGCGCTGGGCATCCCGCCGATGCTGCTGGCGATGTACGTCACCTGGCGGATCCTGCTGACCGCGCCGCCGCCGATCAAGGCCGAGGTCCCGGACGAGGACTGA
- a CDS encoding potassium channel family protein, which produces MRVAIAGAGAVGRSIAGELLENGHEVLLVDKNPNAISVERVPTAEWLLADACEITSLDEAALQRCNVVIAATGDDKVNLVVSLLAKTEYGVPRVVARVNNPKNEWLFNEAWGVDVAVSTPRLMSALVEEAVSVGDLVRLMRFSQGNANLVELTLAEDTGLVGTRVGDVSWPVDTALVTIIREGRVLVPGRDDTLEGGDELLFVAAQEREEELGRLLSAGAQ; this is translated from the coding sequence ATGCGGGTAGCGATAGCGGGAGCCGGCGCGGTCGGTCGCTCGATCGCCGGCGAGCTGCTGGAGAACGGCCACGAGGTGCTGCTCGTGGACAAGAACCCGAACGCCATCTCGGTGGAGCGGGTCCCGACGGCGGAGTGGCTGCTCGCCGACGCCTGCGAGATCACCTCGCTGGACGAGGCGGCCCTGCAGCGCTGCAACGTGGTGATCGCGGCCACCGGTGACGACAAGGTCAACCTGGTGGTCTCGCTGCTGGCGAAGACCGAGTACGGGGTGCCGCGGGTGGTCGCCCGGGTCAACAACCCCAAGAACGAGTGGCTCTTCAACGAGGCCTGGGGCGTGGACGTCGCGGTCTCCACCCCGCGCCTGATGTCGGCGCTGGTCGAGGAGGCCGTGAGCGTCGGCGACCTGGTCCGGCTGATGCGGTTCAGCCAGGGCAACGCCAACCTGGTGGAACTCACCCTCGCGGAGGACACCGGACTGGTCGGCACCCGGGTGGGTGACGTCTCCTGGCCGGTCGACACCGCGCTGGTGACCATCATCCGGGAGGGCCGGGTGCTGGTGCCGGGCCGCGACGACACCCTGGAGGGCGGCGACGAGCTGCTCTTCGTGGCCGCGCAGGAGCGCGAGGAGGAGCTGGGTCGGCTGCTCTCCGCAGGCGCGCAGTAG
- a CDS encoding potassium channel family protein, translating into MHIVIMGCGRVGSALARALERQGHSVAVVDQDPTAFRRLGAGFHGRRVTGVGFDQDTLREAGIEEAGAFAAVSSGDNSNIIAARVARENFGVEHVAARIYDPRRAEVYQRLGIPTVATVRWTADQMLRRLLPSGAEPLWQDPSGSVQLAEVAFAQSWIGQKVTALEEASGARVAFVTRLGEGVLPTPQMVLQDGDLVQVMVRKSELAAVEAVFAGGPKEGQ; encoded by the coding sequence GTGCACATCGTGATCATGGGCTGCGGACGGGTGGGGTCGGCCCTCGCCAGAGCACTCGAACGGCAGGGCCACTCGGTCGCCGTGGTCGACCAGGACCCGACCGCGTTCCGCCGGCTGGGTGCCGGGTTCCACGGCCGCCGGGTCACCGGCGTCGGCTTCGACCAGGACACCCTGCGGGAAGCCGGCATCGAGGAGGCCGGTGCCTTCGCCGCGGTCAGCAGCGGCGACAACTCCAACATCATCGCCGCCCGGGTGGCCCGGGAGAACTTCGGCGTGGAGCACGTCGCGGCCCGGATCTACGACCCCCGCCGGGCCGAGGTCTACCAGCGCCTCGGCATCCCGACCGTGGCCACCGTGCGCTGGACCGCCGACCAGATGCTGCGCCGGCTGCTGCCGAGCGGCGCCGAGCCGCTCTGGCAGGACCCGAGCGGCAGCGTGCAACTGGCCGAGGTGGCGTTCGCGCAGTCCTGGATCGGCCAGAAGGTCACCGCCCTGGAGGAGGCCTCCGGCGCCCGGGTGGCGTTCGTCACCCGGCTCGGCGAGGGCGTGCTGCCCACCCCGCAGATGGTGCTGCAGGATGGCGACCTGGTGCAGGTGATGGTGCGCAAGTCCGAACTGGCCGCGGTAGAGGCCGTGTTCGCGGGCGGCCCGAAGGAGGGTCAGTGA